A genomic window from Streptomyces sp. NBC_01429 includes:
- a CDS encoding chorismate mutase encodes MTTSDTGSDPGPAGTGMDDSVQAELNRLRASIDNIDAAVVHMLAERFKCTQQVGVLKAEHQLPPADPSREARQITRLRELAESARLDPAFAEKLLNFIIAEVIRHHETIADGTRGSDA; translated from the coding sequence ATGACCACGAGTGACACCGGGAGCGACCCCGGCCCGGCCGGCACCGGCATGGACGACTCCGTACAGGCCGAGCTGAACCGGCTGCGTGCCTCCATCGACAACATCGACGCCGCCGTCGTCCACATGCTCGCCGAGCGCTTCAAGTGCACCCAGCAGGTCGGCGTCCTCAAGGCCGAGCACCAACTGCCACCGGCCGACCCGTCCCGCGAGGCCCGTCAGATCACCCGGCTGCGAGAGCTGGCGGAGAGCGCACGGCTCGACCCGGCCTTCGCGGAGAAACTGCTCAATTTCATCATCGCCGAGGTGATCCGCCACCACGAGACGATCGCGGACGGGACACGCGGCAGCGACGCGTGA
- the pepN gene encoding aminopeptidase N: MSVLTRDEAQTRALFLDVHRYTIALDLTTGEDTFDSRTLIRFTARTAGDTFVELKPATLRSVTLDGQPLDPAGLDGNRLALRGLTAGEHELRVDAAMRYSRTGEGMHRFTDPTDGATYVYTQMFMEDVQRVFAAFDQPDLKSVFELTVTAPADWTVLGNSIAERTSTGTGTGTGTGTDETGTGTAPADAHRWTLAPTPLLSTYLVAVAAGPWHSIRTEHAGLPFGIHCRRSLAPHLDTDAEEILGITRACYDRYHEKFDEPYPFDSYDQAFVPEFNAGAMENPGLVTFREEYVYRSAVTDTERQTRAVVIAHEMAHMWFGDLVTLTWWDDIWLNESFAEYMGYQILTEATRFTDTWVDFGIGRKAWGYDADQRPSTHPVAPDPDAVPDTAAALLNFDGISYAKGASALRQLVAWLGEKDFFAGINIHFARHKFANATLADFIDSLAHATDRDVHAWAAQWLRTTGVDTLTPHITATDTRWTLDITHDGSRPHRLTLGSYDPDPADPARLTARDPIDLDLPGTGTSTATTHPGPRPALAVLNDGDLSYAKVRLDSASWDTALRALSGIPDPLTRAVIWNAARDMVRDGELAPTAYLDAARAHLPHETDLALVQGVLAFAAGQITDRYLIPQDRPAALATLTDLTRDLLRRTEDGNNPGLRLTAVRHFIDAATQPGTLQEWLDSGSIPGGPELDPELRWRTLTRLAVLGAVTPTTIDTELDHDPSATGQEGAARCHAALPDPDSKAQAWARLFDSDNLSNYLFAATAQGFWQPEQTDLVKEYVPRFYPEAVALADRRGPAIADAAGRYAFPLHAIDEESLHLGQKCLDSTEMIPALRRKIADQLDDLRRALRVRG; this comes from the coding sequence ATGTCCGTACTGACGCGCGACGAAGCGCAGACCCGAGCCCTGTTCCTGGATGTCCACCGCTACACGATCGCCCTCGACCTCACCACCGGCGAGGACACCTTCGACTCCCGCACCCTCATCCGCTTCACCGCGCGCACGGCCGGGGACACCTTCGTCGAGCTGAAGCCCGCCACCCTGCGCTCCGTCACCCTCGACGGACAGCCGCTCGACCCCGCGGGCCTCGACGGCAACCGGCTCGCGCTGCGCGGCCTCACCGCCGGTGAACACGAACTGCGCGTCGACGCGGCGATGCGCTACTCCCGCACCGGCGAAGGCATGCACCGGTTCACCGACCCCACCGACGGCGCGACCTACGTCTACACCCAGATGTTCATGGAAGACGTCCAGCGCGTCTTCGCCGCCTTCGACCAGCCGGACCTCAAATCCGTCTTCGAACTGACCGTCACCGCACCCGCCGACTGGACCGTCCTCGGCAACAGCATCGCCGAACGCACCAGCACCGGCACCGGCACCGGCACCGGCACCGGCACTGATGAAACCGGCACCGGCACCGCACCGGCGGACGCGCACCGATGGACCCTCGCCCCCACCCCACTCCTGTCCACCTACCTCGTCGCCGTCGCCGCGGGCCCCTGGCACTCCATCCGCACCGAACACGCCGGGCTCCCCTTCGGCATCCACTGCCGCCGCTCCCTCGCCCCCCACCTCGACACCGACGCCGAGGAAATCCTCGGCATCACCCGCGCCTGCTACGACCGCTACCACGAGAAGTTCGACGAGCCCTACCCCTTCGACTCCTACGACCAGGCATTCGTCCCCGAATTCAACGCCGGCGCCATGGAGAACCCCGGCCTCGTCACCTTCCGTGAGGAATACGTCTACCGCTCCGCGGTCACCGACACCGAACGCCAGACCCGCGCCGTGGTCATCGCCCACGAGATGGCCCACATGTGGTTCGGCGACCTCGTCACCCTCACCTGGTGGGACGACATCTGGCTCAACGAGTCCTTCGCCGAATACATGGGCTACCAGATCCTCACCGAAGCCACCCGCTTCACCGACACCTGGGTCGACTTCGGCATCGGACGCAAAGCCTGGGGATACGACGCCGACCAACGCCCCTCCACCCACCCCGTCGCCCCCGACCCCGACGCCGTACCCGACACCGCCGCCGCGCTCCTCAACTTCGACGGCATCTCCTACGCCAAGGGCGCCTCCGCGCTACGCCAACTCGTCGCCTGGCTCGGCGAGAAGGACTTCTTCGCCGGAATCAACATCCACTTCGCCCGGCACAAATTCGCCAACGCCACCCTCGCCGACTTCATCGACTCCCTCGCCCACGCCACCGACCGCGACGTCCACGCCTGGGCCGCGCAATGGCTCCGCACCACCGGAGTCGACACCCTCACCCCGCACATCACCGCCACCGACACCCGGTGGACCCTGGACATCACCCACGACGGCAGCCGCCCCCACCGCCTCACCCTCGGCAGCTACGACCCCGACCCCGCGGACCCCGCCCGGCTCACCGCCCGCGACCCCATCGACCTCGACCTGCCCGGCACCGGCACCAGCACCGCCACCACCCACCCCGGCCCCCGCCCCGCCCTCGCCGTCCTCAACGACGGCGACCTCAGCTACGCCAAGGTCCGCCTCGACAGCGCCTCATGGGACACCGCGCTCCGCGCACTCTCCGGCATCCCCGACCCCCTCACCCGCGCCGTCATCTGGAACGCCGCCCGCGACATGGTCCGCGACGGCGAACTCGCCCCCACCGCCTACCTCGACGCCGCCCGCGCCCACCTGCCCCACGAAACCGACCTCGCCCTCGTCCAAGGCGTCCTCGCCTTCGCCGCCGGTCAGATCACCGACCGCTACCTCATCCCCCAGGACCGGCCCGCCGCCCTCGCCACCCTCACCGACCTCACCCGCGACCTCCTCCGCCGCACCGAGGACGGCAACAACCCCGGACTGCGCCTCACCGCCGTCCGCCACTTCATCGACGCCGCCACCCAGCCCGGCACACTCCAGGAATGGCTGGACTCCGGCAGCATCCCCGGCGGCCCCGAACTCGACCCCGAACTGCGCTGGCGCACCCTCACCCGACTCGCCGTCCTCGGCGCCGTCACCCCCACCACCATCGACACCGAACTCGACCACGACCCCAGCGCCACCGGCCAGGAAGGCGCCGCCCGCTGCCACGCCGCCCTCCCCGACCCGGACTCCAAAGCCCAGGCATGGGCCCGCCTCTTCGACTCCGACAACCTCTCCAACTACCTCTTCGCCGCCACCGCCCAAGGCTTCTGGCAGCCCGAACAGACCGACCTCGTCAAGGAATACGTCCCCCGCTTCTATCCCGAAGCCGTCGCCCTCGCCGACCGTCGCGGCCCCGCCATCGCCGACGCCGCCGGCCGCTACGCCTTCCCCCTCCACGCCATCGACGAGGAATCCCTCCACCTCGGACAGAAATGCCTCGACAGCACCGAAATGATCCCGGCGCTCCGCCGCAAAATCGCCGACCAACTGGACGATCTGCGCCGGGCGTTGCGAGTACGCGGCTGA
- a CDS encoding lysine N(6)-hydroxylase/L-ornithine N(5)-oxygenase family protein, translated as MTAHPTDLDQPHDLVGIGIGPFNLSLAALADGIRRPENPLNTTFYDQNPAFHWHPGLLLDGATLQVPFLADLVTLADPASPWSFLSYLKTRDRLFPFYFSERFHIQRAEYDAYCRWVSEQLPTLHFGHQVDAVRWNAERDLFEVDFTQLAPDGEAEALGRAYTRNVALGIGTEPYIPDPLRPLTEAPTVPVIHAADYLQHRTRILDAGHITVIGSGQSGAEIFLDLLRARPTGAEKIHWLARTEAFAPMEYSKLGLEQFTPDYTRYFHALPEHARDDLIPRQWQLHKGIGPETIAAIHDELYRRTLHGGWPDAVLTPGVSVRTAGRVATTQIEIHLEHTRQATRSRLTTDAVVLATGYRERPLDRILAGLDPYMRRDSSTRPRIDQHHRLLLDHSVTGSVYIQNGERHTHGVGAPDLGLAAWRSASILNHLTGTEPYPLPRRTAFTSFGLDGQDRTASVPAPRDGLIPLTEVR; from the coding sequence ATGACCGCGCACCCCACCGACCTCGACCAGCCCCACGACCTGGTGGGCATCGGCATCGGCCCGTTCAACCTCTCCCTCGCCGCCCTCGCCGACGGCATCCGCCGCCCCGAAAACCCCCTCAACACCACCTTCTACGACCAGAACCCCGCCTTCCACTGGCACCCCGGCCTCCTCCTCGACGGCGCCACCCTCCAAGTCCCCTTCCTCGCCGACCTCGTGACCCTCGCCGACCCCGCCAGCCCCTGGTCCTTCCTCAGCTACCTCAAAACCCGCGACCGCCTCTTCCCCTTCTACTTCTCCGAGCGCTTCCACATCCAGCGCGCCGAATACGACGCCTACTGCCGCTGGGTCAGCGAACAACTCCCCACACTCCACTTCGGCCACCAGGTCGACGCCGTCCGCTGGAACGCCGAACGCGACCTCTTCGAAGTCGACTTCACCCAACTCGCCCCCGACGGCGAAGCCGAAGCCCTCGGCCGCGCCTACACCCGCAACGTAGCCCTCGGCATCGGCACCGAGCCCTACATCCCCGACCCGCTCAGACCCCTCACCGAAGCCCCCACCGTCCCCGTCATCCACGCGGCCGACTACCTCCAGCACCGCACCCGGATCCTCGACGCCGGACACATCACCGTCATCGGATCAGGACAATCCGGCGCCGAAATCTTCCTCGACCTGCTGCGCGCCCGCCCCACCGGCGCCGAAAAAATCCACTGGCTCGCCCGCACCGAAGCCTTCGCCCCCATGGAGTACTCCAAGCTCGGCCTCGAACAATTCACCCCCGACTACACCCGCTACTTCCACGCCCTGCCCGAACACGCCCGCGACGACCTCATCCCCCGCCAATGGCAACTCCACAAAGGCATCGGCCCCGAAACCATCGCCGCCATCCACGACGAGCTCTACCGACGCACCCTCCACGGCGGCTGGCCCGACGCCGTCCTGACCCCCGGCGTCTCCGTCCGCACAGCCGGCCGCGTCGCCACCACCCAAATCGAGATCCACCTCGAACACACCCGACAGGCCACCCGCTCCCGCCTCACCACCGACGCAGTCGTCCTCGCCACCGGCTACCGCGAACGCCCCCTCGACCGCATCCTCGCCGGACTCGACCCCTACATGCGCCGCGACAGCTCCACCCGCCCCCGCATCGACCAGCACCACCGGCTCCTGCTCGACCACAGCGTCACCGGCTCCGTCTACATCCAGAACGGCGAACGCCACACCCACGGCGTCGGCGCACCCGACCTCGGACTCGCCGCCTGGCGCAGCGCCAGCATCCTCAACCACCTCACCGGCACCGAGCCCTACCCCCTGCCCCGACGCACCGCCTTCACCAGCTTCGGCCTCGACGGACAGGACCGGACCGCCTCCGTACCCGCACCCAGAGACGGCCTGATCCCCCTCACCGAAGTCCGCTGA
- a CDS encoding bifunctional metallophosphatase/5'-nucleotidase has protein sequence MPLNRRTFLGSSAAAGAGAALAGAVTPAEATGRGQGQGPVHGRPRKRYSFTVMGTTDLHGNVFNWDYFTDKEFDDAAHNDVGLAKISTLVDKIRKEKGRHNTLLIDAGDTIQGTQLSYYYAKIDPITAKRGPVHPMAQAMNAIGYDAAALGNHEFNYGIPVLRKFEEQCRFPLLGANVLDAKTLKPAFAPYVIKKVRTPFGRDVKVAILGLTNPGIAIWDKANVQGKMTFPGLEEQAAKWVPKLRSMGADVVIVSAHSGSDGSSSYGDQLPYVENAASLVAEQVPGIDAILVGHAHVEIPERRVVNKKTGKDVVLSEPLKWGQRLTLFDFDLVWERGGWTVEKVASKVLNSNTVAEDKKITGLLSDEHRKVVAYVNQVIGTSTVAMSTVDAPWKDEPIIDLINHVQTETVKAALAGGEWAALPVLSQASCFSRTAAIPAGNVTIKDAAGLYPFENTLEARLVTGAQLKAYLEYSAKYYVRTASGAPVDTAKLTNADGTPDYNYDVVSGLTYEIDIAKAAGSRIVNLEFEGKALDPAAKFVLAVNNYRASGGGNFPGIAAAQQLWANSDEIRNTIIGWVQAAGTVDPSVFASVDWKLTRDGTPVF, from the coding sequence ATGCCGCTGAATCGAAGGACGTTCCTGGGCAGCTCGGCTGCCGCCGGTGCCGGGGCGGCGCTGGCGGGGGCGGTCACGCCCGCCGAGGCCACCGGGCGTGGTCAGGGTCAGGGGCCTGTTCATGGACGTCCGCGGAAGCGGTACTCGTTCACGGTGATGGGGACGACGGATCTGCACGGCAACGTCTTCAACTGGGACTACTTCACGGACAAGGAGTTCGACGACGCGGCCCACAACGATGTCGGTCTCGCGAAGATCTCCACGCTGGTCGACAAGATCCGTAAGGAGAAGGGCCGGCACAACACGCTGCTGATCGACGCGGGTGACACGATCCAGGGCACGCAGCTCTCGTACTACTACGCGAAGATCGATCCGATCACGGCGAAGCGTGGTCCCGTGCACCCGATGGCGCAGGCCATGAACGCGATCGGTTATGACGCGGCGGCGCTGGGCAATCACGAGTTCAACTACGGCATTCCGGTGCTGCGGAAGTTCGAGGAGCAGTGTCGCTTCCCGCTGCTGGGTGCCAACGTGCTGGACGCGAAGACCTTGAAGCCGGCCTTCGCCCCGTATGTGATCAAGAAGGTGCGGACGCCGTTCGGGCGTGATGTGAAGGTGGCGATTCTGGGGCTGACGAACCCGGGGATCGCGATCTGGGACAAGGCGAACGTCCAGGGGAAGATGACGTTCCCGGGGCTGGAGGAGCAGGCGGCGAAGTGGGTGCCGAAGCTGCGTTCCATGGGTGCGGATGTGGTGATCGTTTCGGCGCATTCGGGTTCGGACGGTTCGTCGTCGTACGGTGATCAGCTTCCGTATGTGGAGAACGCGGCGTCGTTGGTGGCCGAGCAAGTGCCGGGGATCGACGCGATCCTGGTCGGGCACGCGCATGTGGAGATCCCGGAGCGCCGGGTGGTCAACAAGAAGACCGGCAAGGACGTGGTGCTGTCCGAGCCGTTGAAGTGGGGGCAGCGGCTGACGCTGTTCGACTTCGATCTGGTGTGGGAGCGGGGCGGCTGGACGGTCGAGAAGGTCGCGTCGAAGGTGCTGAACTCCAACACGGTGGCGGAGGACAAGAAGATCACCGGGCTGCTGAGCGATGAGCATCGCAAGGTGGTGGCGTATGTGAATCAGGTGATCGGTACGTCGACGGTGGCGATGTCCACGGTCGACGCGCCGTGGAAGGACGAGCCGATCATCGATCTGATCAACCATGTGCAGACGGAGACGGTGAAGGCGGCTCTGGCGGGTGGCGAGTGGGCGGCGCTGCCGGTGCTGTCGCAGGCGTCGTGTTTCTCGCGTACGGCGGCGATTCCGGCGGGCAATGTGACGATCAAGGATGCGGCGGGGCTGTATCCGTTCGAGAACACGCTTGAGGCGCGGTTGGTGACGGGGGCGCAGCTCAAGGCGTATCTGGAGTATTCGGCGAAGTACTACGTGCGGACGGCTTCGGGTGCTCCGGTGGATACGGCGAAGCTGACGAACGCGGATGGTACGCCGGATTACAACTACGACGTGGTGTCGGGTCTGACGTATGAGATCGATATCGCGAAGGCGGCGGGTTCGCGGATCGTGAATCTTGAGTTCGAGGGGAAGGCGCTGGATCCGGCGGCGAAGTTCGTGCTGGCGGTGAACAATTACCGGGCGAGTGGTGGCGGGAATTTCCCGGGGATCGCGGCTGCGCAGCAGTTGTGGGCTAATTCGGACGAGATTCGTAACACGATCATCGGGTGGGTGCAGGCGGCGGGGACGGTGGATCCGTCGGTGTTCGCTTCGGTGGACTGGAAGCTGACGCGGGACGGTACGCCGGTGTTCTGA
- a CDS encoding SIMPL domain-containing protein has protein sequence MTSDPVTPPYGTPETPRVAVRGEARLEVDPELARITVTVGARGTDRRAALDDLTRRNAQIIALIKSYGDTIEKLETGSLSISPELTKHGRGERVRAYHGRVHLTVELTDFTTLGELTTRLADHELTRVDGPWWSLRPDSPAHATARRQAVRDAVQRAREYAEALDTRLAALVELADLGAENAGGYGAPAVPGALRSRSAYGAAEQDEAPPLDLEPQRQQVHAQVNARFTMAPPQLNG, from the coding sequence ATGACCAGCGACCCCGTCACCCCGCCCTACGGCACCCCCGAAACCCCCCGGGTCGCCGTCCGAGGCGAAGCACGACTCGAAGTCGACCCCGAACTCGCCCGCATCACCGTCACCGTCGGCGCACGCGGCACCGACCGCCGCGCCGCCCTCGACGACCTCACCCGGCGCAACGCACAGATCATCGCCCTGATCAAAAGCTACGGCGACACGATCGAAAAGCTGGAGACCGGATCCCTCTCCATCAGCCCGGAACTCACCAAACACGGCCGGGGCGAACGCGTCCGCGCCTACCACGGCCGGGTCCACCTCACCGTCGAGCTCACCGACTTCACCACCCTCGGCGAACTCACCACCCGCCTCGCCGACCACGAACTCACCCGCGTCGACGGCCCCTGGTGGTCCCTGCGCCCCGACTCCCCGGCCCACGCCACCGCCAGGCGCCAAGCCGTACGGGACGCCGTCCAGCGCGCCCGCGAATACGCCGAGGCACTCGACACCCGGCTCGCCGCCCTCGTCGAGCTGGCCGACCTCGGCGCCGAGAACGCCGGAGGCTACGGCGCGCCGGCCGTCCCCGGCGCCCTGCGCAGCCGGTCGGCGTACGGAGCGGCGGAACAGGACGAAGCGCCCCCGCTCGACCTCGAACCCCAACGACAGCAGGTCCATGCCCAGGTCAATGCGCGATTCACCATGGCCCCGCCACAACTGAACGGCTGA
- the pyk gene encoding pyruvate kinase, with translation MRRAKIVCTLGPATDSYDQIKALVEAGMDVARLNLSHGTYAEHEERYHRVRKAAEETGRSVGILADLQGPKIRLGRFHEGPVLLERGDEFTITVEPHDGDRHTCSTTYQGLAADVTTGERILVDDGKVTLEVTSVDGPRVRTLVIEGGMVSDHKGLNLPGVSVSVPALSEKDIDDLRWALRIGADTIALSFVRSGADINDVHRVMDEEQRRLPVIAKIEKPQAVENIDDIVAAFDGIMVARGDLGVEMPLEQVPIVQKRAIKLARRNAKPVIVATQMLDSMIENSRPTRAEASDVANAVIDGTDAVMLSGETSVGKYPVDTVKTMSRIVRAAEEDILANGLPPLTDNNKPRTQGGAVARAAAEMGDFLGAKFLVAFTQSGDTVKRLSRYRSPIPLLAFTPDPATRAQLTLTWGVEAFLGPHVDSTDAMVDQVDEQLLRIGRCAKGDIVVITAGSPPGVAGSTNLVRVHHIGEDDSPK, from the coding sequence ATGCGCCGAGCGAAGATCGTCTGCACCCTGGGGCCAGCCACCGACTCATACGACCAGATCAAAGCACTGGTCGAAGCCGGAATGGACGTAGCCCGCCTCAACCTCAGCCACGGCACCTACGCCGAACACGAGGAGCGCTACCACCGCGTACGCAAGGCAGCGGAAGAAACCGGCCGCAGCGTAGGAATCCTCGCCGACCTTCAAGGCCCGAAGATCCGCCTCGGCCGCTTCCACGAAGGCCCCGTACTCCTTGAACGCGGCGACGAATTCACCATCACCGTCGAACCCCACGACGGCGACCGCCACACCTGCTCCACCACCTACCAAGGACTCGCCGCCGACGTCACCACCGGCGAACGCATCCTCGTCGACGACGGCAAAGTCACCCTCGAAGTGACCTCCGTTGACGGCCCCCGCGTCCGCACCCTCGTCATCGAGGGCGGCATGGTCTCCGACCACAAGGGACTCAACCTCCCCGGCGTCTCCGTCTCCGTCCCCGCACTCTCCGAGAAGGACATCGACGACCTCCGCTGGGCCCTGCGCATCGGCGCCGACACCATCGCGCTCTCCTTCGTCCGCAGCGGCGCCGACATCAACGACGTCCACCGCGTCATGGACGAAGAACAGCGCCGGCTCCCTGTCATCGCCAAGATCGAAAAACCCCAGGCCGTCGAGAACATCGACGACATCGTCGCCGCCTTCGACGGCATCATGGTCGCCCGCGGCGACCTCGGCGTCGAAATGCCCCTGGAACAAGTCCCGATCGTCCAGAAACGCGCCATCAAACTCGCCAGGCGCAACGCGAAACCCGTCATTGTCGCCACCCAAATGCTCGACTCGATGATCGAGAACTCCCGCCCCACCCGCGCCGAAGCCTCCGACGTCGCCAACGCCGTCATCGACGGCACCGACGCCGTCATGCTCTCCGGCGAAACCAGCGTCGGCAAATACCCCGTCGACACCGTCAAAACCATGAGCCGCATCGTGCGAGCCGCCGAAGAGGACATCCTCGCCAACGGCCTGCCACCCCTCACCGATAACAACAAACCCCGCACCCAAGGCGGCGCCGTCGCCCGCGCGGCAGCCGAAATGGGCGACTTCCTCGGCGCGAAATTCCTCGTCGCCTTCACCCAGTCCGGCGACACTGTCAAACGCCTCTCCCGCTACCGCTCACCCATCCCCCTCCTCGCCTTCACCCCCGACCCCGCCACCCGCGCCCAGCTCACCCTCACCTGGGGCGTCGAGGCGTTCCTGGGCCCGCACGTCGACTCCACCGACGCGATGGTCGACCAGGTCGACGAGCAACTCCTACGGATCGGCCGCTGCGCGAAGGGCGACATCGTCGTCATCACGGCGGGCTCCCCGCCGGGGGTCGCGGGCTCGACGAACCTGGTGCGGGTGCATCACATCGGCGAGGACGACAGTCCGAAGTAG
- a CDS encoding helix-turn-helix domain-containing protein, whose translation MERHHPSVREEALALLRRGMTDRAVAERLNVPRGTVGWWRHEDRGKRGERVASRPSLLCPVCDNQPLDRVSYAYLLGLYLGDGYIGVYAKHKVPSLLLTMDNAWPGLQDVAEAALRAVFPHNATCRLRRKGCQNLKVYFKHLTCLFPQHGLGKKHERAIALVGWQQEIVNQHPWAFIRGLIHSDGCRITNWTEKTVSGVRKRYEYPRYFFSNVSADILRLHTDALDAVGVEWRPANQRRAVENVSVAKRASVALMEAHIGPKY comes from the coding sequence ATGGAACGGCACCATCCTTCGGTACGCGAAGAAGCACTCGCCCTATTGAGGCGCGGCATGACCGATCGCGCTGTAGCAGAGCGATTGAACGTCCCTCGGGGAACGGTCGGTTGGTGGCGCCACGAAGACCGCGGGAAGCGTGGCGAACGCGTAGCTTCACGCCCTTCACTGCTCTGCCCCGTCTGCGACAACCAGCCGCTCGACAGAGTCTCCTACGCGTACCTGCTCGGCCTGTACCTCGGTGATGGCTACATCGGCGTCTACGCGAAGCACAAGGTCCCGAGCCTGCTCCTCACGATGGACAACGCGTGGCCCGGACTGCAAGACGTCGCAGAGGCCGCCCTCCGCGCCGTCTTCCCCCACAACGCCACGTGTCGCCTACGCCGCAAGGGGTGCCAGAACCTCAAGGTCTATTTCAAGCACCTAACCTGCCTCTTCCCCCAGCACGGACTGGGAAAGAAGCACGAGAGGGCCATCGCACTCGTCGGCTGGCAACAGGAAATCGTTAACCAGCACCCATGGGCGTTCATTCGCGGCCTGATCCACTCCGACGGCTGCCGGATCACCAACTGGACCGAGAAGACCGTCAGCGGTGTACGCAAGCGGTACGAATACCCGCGCTACTTCTTCTCCAACGTCTCCGCAGACATCCTGCGCCTCCACACCGACGCTCTCGACGCGGTCGGTGTCGAGTGGAGGCCCGCCAACCAGCGCCGCGCCGTCGAAAACGTCTCCGTCGCCAAACGCGCTTCCGTCGCCCTCATGGAGGCCCACATCGGCCCCAAGTACTGA
- a CDS encoding ANTAR domain-containing response regulator, with product MTAPESPQPVDDDDKSHVPPLTTRVVIAEDEALIRLDLKEMLEEEGYSVVGEAGDGERAVELAREHRPDLVILDVKMPVLDGISAAEKIAAESIAPVLMLTAFSQRDLVERARDAGAMAYLVKPFSKSDVVPAIEMAVSRFAELRTLEKEVADLSLRLETRKLVDRAKSVLQTQYGLTEPAAFRWIQKTSMDRRMSMQQVAEAVIEDAAEKKNSKGGGGQP from the coding sequence GTGACCGCCCCCGAGTCGCCCCAGCCCGTAGACGATGACGACAAGTCGCACGTCCCGCCGCTGACGACGCGAGTCGTCATCGCAGAGGACGAGGCGCTGATCCGCCTCGACCTCAAAGAGATGCTTGAGGAAGAGGGCTACTCGGTCGTCGGCGAGGCCGGTGACGGCGAGCGGGCCGTGGAGCTGGCGCGGGAGCACCGGCCGGATCTGGTGATCCTCGATGTGAAGATGCCGGTCCTGGACGGGATCTCCGCCGCCGAGAAGATCGCGGCGGAGTCCATCGCGCCCGTACTGATGCTCACCGCGTTCTCGCAGCGCGATCTGGTGGAGCGGGCGCGGGACGCCGGGGCGATGGCGTATCTGGTGAAGCCGTTCAGCAAGAGCGACGTGGTGCCGGCCATCGAGATGGCTGTGTCGCGCTTCGCGGAGCTGCGGACGCTGGAGAAGGAGGTCGCGGATCTGTCGCTGCGGCTGGAGACCCGGAAGCTGGTGGACCGGGCGAAGTCGGTGCTTCAGACGCAGTACGGGCTGACGGAGCCCGCCGCGTTCCGGTGGATCCAGAAGACGTCGATGGACCGGCGGATGTCGATGCAGCAGGTGGCCGAGGCGGTCATCGAGGACGCGGCGGAGAAGAAGAACAGCAAGGGCGGCGGCGGCCAGCCGTAG
- a CDS encoding ABC transporter ATP-binding protein, whose protein sequence is MTALLEVEDLKVAYGKIEAVKGISFSVEAGQIVTLIGTNGAGKTTTLRTLSGLLKPAAGRITFDGKPLGAVPAHKIVALGLAHSPEGRHIFPRLTITENLQLGAFLRTDKAGIEKDIQRAYELFPILGERRKQAAGTLSGGEQQMLAMGRALMSQPKLLMLDEPSMGLSPIMMQKIMQTIVELKAGGTTILLVEQNAQAALSLADQGHVMEIGKIVLSGTGEDLLHDESVRKAYLGED, encoded by the coding sequence GTGACCGCACTCCTGGAGGTCGAGGACCTCAAGGTCGCCTACGGCAAGATCGAGGCCGTCAAGGGCATCTCCTTCAGCGTCGAAGCCGGCCAGATCGTCACCCTCATCGGCACGAACGGCGCCGGCAAGACCACCACCCTGCGCACCCTCTCCGGGCTCCTCAAGCCCGCCGCCGGCCGCATCACCTTCGACGGGAAACCCCTCGGCGCCGTCCCCGCCCACAAGATCGTGGCACTGGGCCTGGCCCACTCCCCCGAGGGCCGGCACATCTTCCCCCGGCTCACGATCACCGAGAACCTCCAGCTCGGAGCGTTCCTGCGGACCGACAAGGCCGGCATCGAAAAGGACATCCAGCGCGCCTACGAACTCTTCCCCATCCTGGGAGAACGACGAAAGCAGGCGGCGGGCACCCTCTCCGGCGGCGAACAGCAGATGCTCGCCATGGGACGCGCCCTCATGTCCCAGCCCAAACTGCTCATGCTCGACGAGCCCTCCATGGGCCTCTCCCCGATCATGATGCAGAAGATCATGCAGACCATCGTGGAACTCAAGGCCGGCGGCACGACGATCCTCCTCGTCGAACAGAACGCCCAGGCCGCCCTGTCCCTCGCCGACCAGGGCCACGTCATGGAAATCGGCAAGATCGTCCTCTCCGGCACCGGTGAGGACCTGCTGCACGACGAATCCGTACGCAAGGCTTACCTCGGCGAGGACTGA